From Crassaminicella indica, one genomic window encodes:
- a CDS encoding glycosyl hydrolase family 18 protein, with translation MKNKNIIVVLMITFMTLGAMLGILEWKKENSILDKKISLIIEDQKINDAKEPYLDHTGIYIPYDVVKDYLYEDIYLDKNNKRVFVDLKNRDIVLEDDSLSDFIKDNEICINVPTKKIKDVVYVQADLLSKIFEIDIQYIEDTKTVIIDYFAQKTILGELIEEAKIKTDDVFGFKKLEKGDVVKIFGEEENFYKVRSDKGVVGFVEKENIRAFEEESFIDKKLNKKREEFNKNGQKINIVWEYVHEKSKDLSKESKIAALDVIVPTWFSIVNDEGKVINNADKAYVKEAHEKGYKVWGLVNNSFDPKLTSVILNNDKLRKKVIGQLLLYASLYDLDGINIDFENIYYKDKAKLVQFVEELKDYTKKQNIVLSMDITVPSTSKRWSKVYDREALGRIVDYMAIMTYDEHWASSPVSGSVASIGWVEKGVVNSLKSIPQEKILLGLPFYTRRWKEYKDEFGKIKVESKAISMTYAKKIIDEKNATIIWNEEAGQYYAQYNEDGAVYKIWLEDPRSIALKLSLVEKYDLAGTAAWRRGYEDAKVWAVLQEIIKKGKTYVELGFNE, from the coding sequence ATGAAAAATAAAAATATTATTGTAGTACTGATGATAACCTTTATGACTTTAGGGGCGATGCTTGGTATTTTAGAATGGAAAAAGGAAAATTCTATTTTAGATAAGAAAATTAGCTTGATAATTGAAGATCAAAAAATAAATGATGCAAAAGAGCCTTATTTAGATCATACGGGTATATATATTCCTTATGATGTTGTAAAGGATTATTTATATGAAGATATTTATTTGGATAAAAATAACAAAAGAGTTTTTGTTGACTTGAAAAATAGAGATATTGTATTAGAAGATGATAGTTTATCAGATTTTATAAAGGATAACGAAATTTGTATAAATGTGCCTACGAAAAAAATAAAAGATGTTGTTTATGTACAAGCTGATTTATTGAGCAAAATATTTGAGATAGATATTCAGTATATAGAAGATACAAAAACAGTTATTATTGATTATTTTGCGCAAAAAACAATACTTGGAGAATTGATAGAGGAAGCTAAAATAAAAACAGATGATGTTTTCGGCTTTAAAAAGCTAGAGAAAGGTGATGTTGTAAAAATCTTTGGAGAAGAGGAAAATTTCTACAAAGTAAGAAGTGATAAAGGGGTAGTAGGATTTGTTGAAAAAGAAAATATTAGGGCTTTTGAAGAAGAAAGCTTTATTGATAAAAAGTTGAATAAAAAGAGGGAAGAGTTTAATAAGAATGGTCAGAAAATAAATATTGTATGGGAATATGTTCACGAAAAATCTAAAGATTTATCAAAGGAAAGTAAAATAGCAGCTTTAGATGTAATTGTACCTACTTGGTTTAGTATTGTAAACGATGAAGGAAAAGTCATAAACAATGCAGATAAAGCTTATGTAAAAGAAGCTCATGAAAAGGGTTATAAGGTATGGGGGCTTGTGAATAACAGCTTTGATCCAAAATTGACTTCGGTCATATTAAATAATGATAAGTTAAGAAAGAAGGTTATAGGACAGCTACTTCTTTATGCTAGTCTTTATGATTTGGATGGTATTAATATTGATTTTGAAAATATATATTATAAAGATAAGGCAAAGCTTGTGCAGTTTGTTGAAGAATTAAAAGATTATACAAAGAAGCAAAACATTGTTCTTTCTATGGATATAACGGTTCCATCTACAAGTAAAAGATGGTCTAAGGTTTATGATAGGGAGGCTTTAGGAAGAATTGTAGATTATATGGCGATAATGACATATGATGAACACTGGGCATCTAGTCCTGTGAGCGGTTCTGTAGCATCTATAGGATGGGTTGAAAAAGGGGTTGTAAATAGTTTAAAATCTATTCCACAAGAAAAGATTTTATTAGGTTTGCCTTTTTATACAAGAAGGTGGAAAGAATATAAGGATGAGTTTGGAAAGATAAAGGTAGAATCAAAAGCCATTTCTATGACATATGCAAAAAAAATAATTGATGAAAAAAATGCTACAATTATATGGAATGAAGAAGCAGGCCAGTATTATGCCCAATATAATGAAGATGGAGCAGTATATAAGATATGGCTTGAAGATCCTCGTTCTATTGCATTAAAGCTGAGCTTAGTAGAAAAATATGATCTTGCAGGGACTGCTGCGTGGAGAAGAGGATATGAAGATGCAAAGGTTTGGGCTGTTTTACAAGAGATAATAAAAAAAGGAAAAACTTATGTAGAATTAGGGTTTAATGAATAG
- a CDS encoding chromate transporter, with the protein MERKKRMNQLLRMFFIFMKIGTFTLGGGYAMIPLIQDEIVEKNKWIDEDEFIDIIALAQTIPGALAINTSTYIGYRLFGFKGALLGCIGTMLPSVVIILIVAAFFLQFQNNVWVEAIFRGIRPAVVALILAAVIKLGKTLPKSILNIGWVIGSVLCITLFHIHPILVIIFSGILGYMLFKGENSDEDNC; encoded by the coding sequence ATGGAGAGGAAAAAGAGAATGAATCAACTGCTCAGAATGTTTTTTATTTTTATGAAGATAGGCACCTTTACTTTGGGTGGAGGATACGCAATGATTCCTTTGATTCAAGATGAAATAGTAGAAAAAAACAAGTGGATTGATGAAGATGAATTTATTGATATTATAGCTTTAGCACAGACTATACCGGGGGCGTTGGCCATAAATACTTCTACCTATATTGGCTATAGACTTTTCGGTTTTAAGGGCGCTTTGCTTGGCTGTATAGGAACGATGCTTCCTTCTGTTGTTATTATTTTGATCGTTGCAGCTTTTTTTCTACAATTTCAAAACAATGTATGGGTTGAAGCCATTTTTAGAGGCATTCGACCAGCTGTAGTAGCTCTTATTTTAGCAGCTGTTATTAAGCTTGGAAAGACATTGCCAAAAAGTATTTTAAATATAGGCTGGGTTATTGGGAGTGTATTGTGTATTACATTATTTCATATACATCCAATACTTGTAATTATTTTTTCAGGAATATTAGGATATATGCTTTTTAAAGGAGAAAATTCTGATGAAGATAATTGTTGA
- a CDS encoding chromate transporter, with protein sequence MKIIVEIFIIFMKIGAFSFGGGLAMLPFIEKEIVDKHHWITSNEFIDIIAIAQMTPGPIAINSSTFAGYKVAGILGGLSGSFGIVMVSFILITILAKYFIKIKDAKETKAVFKGIRPAVLGLVLSAAVTVGKTALIDIKSVCIAIIIFLGLNKLKLHPILGIVLAGIMGILLY encoded by the coding sequence ATGAAGATAATTGTTGAAATATTTATTATATTTATGAAAATAGGTGCTTTTAGTTTTGGTGGAGGATTAGCAATGCTTCCTTTTATTGAAAAGGAGATAGTAGATAAACATCATTGGATTACATCTAATGAGTTTATAGATATTATTGCTATTGCACAGATGACGCCAGGTCCTATCGCTATAAATTCTTCAACATTTGCAGGATATAAGGTTGCAGGAATTTTAGGTGGTCTTTCAGGAAGCTTTGGAATTGTTATGGTATCCTTTATATTGATTACTATTTTAGCAAAATACTTTATTAAGATTAAGGATGCTAAGGAAACAAAGGCTGTATTTAAAGGGATAAGACCTGCTGTATTAGGACTTGTATTGAGTGCGGCAGTAACAGTTGGAAAAACAGCTCTGATAGATATAAAAAGTGTATGTATTGCGATTATTATATTTTTAGGTTTAAATAAATTAAAGCTTCATCCTATATTAGGGATTGTTTTGGCTGGGATAATGGGAATACTTTTGTATTAA
- a CDS encoding DMT family transporter produces MNKKYKADLALLFVTLAWGLSFILTKNSLDALSTFNFLAIRFFIAAISAAVIFYKRVLKLNKSTLKYGILIGVIMFSGYAFQTVGLNYTTASKSAFISSLCVVLVPIFSSLLLKKRPKPAAIFGVILSTIGLGLLTLNGSLSLNLGDLLSLLCAFCFAFQILAISKYSVKVDTINLAIIQIIVVGLLSIIVSLLFEAPTLPSNKKVWVDILFLSFFCTSGAFIIQNTAQKHTSATHAALIFTGEPVFAAIFGYFICGEILSVRGFIGGFLIVSSMLLAELEIKIPFLKSKKYMYK; encoded by the coding sequence ATGAACAAGAAATATAAGGCAGATTTGGCATTACTTTTTGTTACCTTAGCATGGGGACTTTCTTTTATCCTTACAAAAAATTCATTAGATGCATTATCTACTTTTAATTTTTTAGCAATTCGATTTTTCATCGCCGCAATATCTGCTGCTGTAATTTTTTATAAAAGAGTTTTAAAATTAAATAAATCAACTTTAAAATATGGAATATTGATTGGTGTAATTATGTTTTCAGGCTATGCTTTTCAAACTGTAGGACTTAACTACACTACAGCATCTAAATCTGCTTTTATAAGCAGTTTATGTGTTGTTTTAGTTCCTATATTTTCATCACTTTTGCTGAAAAAAAGACCAAAGCCTGCTGCTATTTTTGGTGTTATACTTTCTACAATAGGATTAGGACTATTAACGCTCAATGGCAGTCTTAGTTTAAACCTCGGAGACCTTTTAAGCCTTTTATGTGCCTTTTGCTTTGCTTTTCAAATTTTAGCAATCTCAAAGTATTCAGTAAAGGTAGATACAATAAATCTTGCTATTATACAAATTATTGTTGTAGGATTATTAAGTATTATTGTAAGCCTTTTATTTGAAGCTCCTACTCTTCCTAGTAATAAAAAGGTATGGGTCGATATTTTATTTTTAAGCTTTTTTTGTACTTCAGGTGCATTTATTATCCAAAATACTGCACAAAAGCATACTTCAGCCACCCATGCAGCACTAATTTTTACAGGTGAACCTGTATTTGCAGCTATATTTGGATATTTCATATGTGGAGAAATATTGAGTGTTCGAGGCTTTATTGGTGGTTTCTTGATTGTTTCTTCTATGCTTTTAGCCGAGCTTGAAATAAAAATTCCTTTTTTAAAATCAAAAAAATACATGTATAAGTAA